A genome region from Halomarina litorea includes the following:
- the nirK gene encoding copper-containing nitrite reductase has translation MTYTTTRRRVLQGMAVGSAGALAGCTVGSPIDNVQVSGPLDVGVSQPALGAAKPIDVDRVAADPRDIPEPITRSKPASVSVELETREVIAEIEPGVTFQYMTFNGQVPGPFIRTRVGDTVDLTIRNHESSTMAHNVDFHACRGPGGGAEATTVNPGEEKQLTFKVTYPGAFVYHCAVANVDYHISSGMFGIILVEPEEGLPEVDHEFYLGQMELYTNGAAGDEGHHEFDFTRMAAEDPTYVLINGEKYAIGPQKYDEMRVKTDESVRIYYAVGGPNLFSSFHAIGGVWDEVYPQGSLASEPQRYVQTTPVLPGSAAVVTAQFPVPGDYKLVDHALSRVARKGALAVISADGPANEELFNPED, from the coding sequence ATGACGTACACTACCACTCGACGCCGTGTATTGCAAGGGATGGCCGTCGGTAGCGCCGGAGCGCTCGCCGGCTGTACCGTTGGATCACCCATAGACAACGTGCAGGTGTCTGGTCCGCTTGACGTTGGTGTCAGTCAGCCGGCGCTCGGTGCCGCGAAGCCGATCGACGTCGACCGCGTCGCCGCCGACCCCCGAGATATTCCCGAACCGATCACCCGATCGAAGCCGGCCAGCGTCTCCGTCGAATTGGAGACGCGTGAAGTCATCGCGGAAATCGAACCCGGTGTCACCTTCCAGTACATGACCTTCAACGGGCAGGTCCCCGGGCCGTTCATTCGAACCCGCGTGGGTGACACGGTCGACCTCACGATCCGGAACCACGAGAGCAGCACAATGGCCCACAACGTCGACTTCCACGCATGCCGTGGACCGGGCGGCGGCGCGGAGGCAACCACGGTCAATCCCGGTGAAGAGAAGCAGCTGACGTTCAAGGTGACCTATCCGGGAGCATTCGTCTACCACTGCGCCGTGGCGAACGTCGACTACCACATCTCCAGCGGGATGTTCGGTATCATCCTGGTCGAACCCGAGGAGGGCCTCCCCGAGGTCGACCACGAGTTCTACCTCGGGCAGATGGAACTCTACACGAACGGTGCCGCGGGCGACGAAGGCCACCACGAGTTTGACTTCACGCGCATGGCGGCCGAGGACCCCACCTACGTCCTCATCAACGGTGAAAAGTACGCCATCGGTCCCCAAAAGTACGACGAGATGCGCGTAAAGACCGACGAATCGGTGCGCATCTACTACGCGGTCGGCGGGCCGAATCTGTTCAGTAGCTTCCACGCTATCGGTGGTGTCTGGGACGAGGTGTACCCACAGGGGTCGCTCGCCTCTGAGCCCCAGCGGTACGTCCAGACGACGCCCGTGCTCCCGGGCAGCGCCGCGGTCGTCACGGCGCAGTTCCCCGTGCCGGGTGACTACAAGCTGGTCGACCACGCACTCTCACGTGTCGCCCGGAAAGGCGCGCTTGCGGTCATCAGTGCCGACGGTCCGGCAAACGAGGAGCTGTTCAATCCGGAGGACTAA
- a CDS encoding CGCGG family putative rSAM-modified RiPP protein gives MSEHTLTDVEPVTHHVHHNSWSTNLEKPVHGERLSAVVTGAIEAVEHTAPGYHVNLVTHGAHGRPESYLGPVLHEEFGDRIDWSYIKQCGCGGHVLRVRVHNR, from the coding sequence ATGAGCGAGCACACCCTCACCGACGTCGAACCAGTCACCCATCACGTCCACCACAATTCGTGGTCGACGAACCTAGAGAAGCCCGTCCATGGTGAGCGGCTTTCCGCGGTCGTCACGGGCGCCATCGAGGCGGTCGAACATACGGCCCCGGGTTACCACGTAAACCTCGTCACTCACGGCGCTCACGGCCGACCGGAGTCGTACCTCGGTCCGGTGCTCCACGAGGAGTTTGGCGACCGGATCGACTGGTCCTACATCAAGCAGTGTGGCTGTGGCGGACACGTCCTCCGGGTTCGCGTCCACAACCGCTAA
- a CDS encoding ferredoxin, whose product MRVEFDRDTCTGIFNCVHEWEKFIEDRDAGKATLVGSDEVEGDLYVREVPEGEEFDAEMAARVCPVDAITVYDDEGEQLVP is encoded by the coding sequence ATGCGAGTCGAATTCGATCGCGATACCTGTACTGGGATCTTCAACTGTGTCCACGAGTGGGAGAAGTTCATCGAGGACCGTGATGCGGGCAAAGCGACACTCGTCGGAAGTGACGAAGTCGAGGGCGACCTCTACGTTCGAGAGGTCCCCGAGGGCGAGGAGTTCGATGCGGAAATGGCAGCTCGTGTCTGCCCCGTAGACGCGATCACAGTCTACGATGATGAGGGCGAACAACTGGTACCGTAA
- a CDS encoding succinate dehydrogenase/fumarate reductase iron-sulfur subunit gives MSSQRPSTPTEPESADEETPQQRRLERKRERAMAVQSQADGERAADADTDTIQLEVFRYDPDVEAKRDPRFDDFAVPYERGMTVLDALIYARDHYDSSLTFRHSCRMAVCGSDGFFINGRQRLGCQTQISDLDEPIRVEPLPHQPVIKDLVVDMDHFYERMEAVEPYFQPDDLPSGELEEQRQSPENRVQIKLASRCIQCGCCTSSCNPAQTDDEYIGPAAIVKGYRFYMDEREGPDAQERRLELLEKEHGVWQCHTQFSCTTVCPKDIPITEEIQEMKREAIKRNLKFW, from the coding sequence ATGAGCTCCCAACGGCCATCAACTCCAACGGAACCTGAATCTGCCGACGAAGAGACACCCCAGCAGCGACGGCTTGAGCGGAAACGCGAAAGGGCGATGGCTGTTCAGTCACAGGCCGATGGCGAGCGGGCTGCCGATGCCGACACTGACACGATCCAGCTCGAAGTGTTTCGGTATGACCCCGATGTCGAGGCCAAACGGGACCCCCGATTCGACGATTTTGCCGTCCCCTACGAACGGGGAATGACCGTCCTCGATGCGCTCATCTACGCGCGCGACCACTACGACTCGTCGCTTACGTTCCGCCATTCCTGTCGCATGGCCGTCTGTGGCAGTGACGGGTTCTTCATCAACGGACGGCAGCGACTGGGCTGTCAGACGCAGATTTCGGATCTCGACGAACCGATTCGCGTCGAACCGCTGCCTCACCAGCCGGTCATCAAGGACCTCGTCGTCGACATGGACCACTTTTACGAACGGATGGAGGCCGTCGAACCGTACTTCCAGCCCGACGACCTCCCCTCCGGTGAGCTAGAAGAGCAGCGGCAGTCGCCCGAGAACCGCGTGCAGATCAAGCTAGCCTCTCGATGCATCCAGTGTGGTTGTTGTACGTCGTCGTGTAATCCGGCCCAGACCGACGACGAGTACATCGGACCGGCGGCGATCGTCAAGGGGTATCGGTTCTACATGGACGAACGCGAGGGGCCCGATGCCCAGGAACGCCGGCTGGAACTCCTCGAGAAAGAACACGGCGTCTGGCAGTGCCACACGCAGTTTTCGTGTACCACGGTCTGTCCGAAAGACATCCCGATCACCGAAGAGATCCAGGAGATGAAACGCGAGGCCATCAAACGAAACCTCAAGTTCTGGTAA
- a CDS encoding cupin domain-containing protein, producing the protein MVHIKSLPELEGEPHANAFPSEEPKTIRLTLSEGENVEPHAHPDREIVLYLISGSLELRLDGEPYHVTQGDVVHFDGAQDISPVAKADSTALLVLAAKREGPDSSEGGL; encoded by the coding sequence ATGGTCCACATCAAATCGCTACCGGAACTCGAAGGGGAACCACACGCGAACGCCTTTCCCAGCGAGGAACCGAAGACGATCCGATTAACCCTCTCCGAGGGTGAGAATGTCGAGCCGCATGCGCATCCGGATCGAGAAATCGTGCTCTACCTCATCTCTGGCAGCCTCGAACTCAGACTCGATGGGGAGCCGTACCACGTGACTCAGGGCGATGTAGTTCATTTCGATGGAGCACAGGACATCTCTCCGGTTGCAAAGGCGGACAGTACCGCGTTGCTCGTTCTCGCTGCGAAACGAGAGGGTCCTGACTCTTCAGAAGGGGGCCTATGA
- a CDS encoding CGCGG family putative rSAM-modified RiPP protein produces MATDSHDHDHGHGETEPVTDRTHDNSWSANLEKPQYADDRSLLKRHAIEAIEHTTSGHHVNLVTHEAHGHPETYLYDALSKRFGEEDVRWEYVEQCGCGGHVVRAHIE; encoded by the coding sequence ATGGCAACGGACTCACACGATCACGATCACGGCCACGGCGAGACGGAACCCGTCACTGACCGTACTCACGACAACTCGTGGTCGGCGAATCTCGAGAAACCACAATACGCCGACGATCGTTCTCTGCTCAAACGACACGCGATTGAGGCCATCGAACACACGACCAGCGGTCACCACGTCAATCTCGTCACCCACGAAGCGCATGGCCATCCGGAGACGTACCTCTATGACGCTCTCAGTAAACGATTCGGGGAGGAGGACGTCCGCTGGGAGTATGTCGAACAGTGCGGCTGTGGGGGCCACGTCGTCCGCGCTCACATCGAATAA
- a CDS encoding DUF6610 family protein, whose translation MAIHDSADPVSNSTTETHSDARQAAYVAFLHRVPFAIDALTLGFLPGFREDCTYQQLQFDTLECPVGMLDNDFRNPDLDRYVNRALEYEPDVGIIGDAYDAAEAQSYVAKIREVQKRLPETEFIIVPKCRAAIEAIPDDIVLGYSRGYADRLAHEFSDPVDWRGRRVHILGGSPPKQLEVVEQLTQPTLTGDPPADIVGLDWNGLHRGAQFGEFWTADGWDDSGRDADHVTVRKTVRHSLSRLKEFWQDHGVWPDSTPQADETELTYSGPTPGDIESAACTECRANVWTTDRGPYVAEYDTGAVCGYCCYECYFSHRHRNNLEEIAGDRSVYLPPA comes from the coding sequence ATGGCCATTCACGACAGCGCAGACCCAGTTAGCAACAGTACTACTGAGACACACTCTGACGCCCGGCAAGCGGCGTACGTGGCGTTCCTCCATCGGGTTCCGTTTGCGATCGATGCGCTGACCCTCGGCTTCCTCCCTGGGTTTCGCGAGGATTGCACGTATCAGCAGTTGCAATTCGATACCCTCGAGTGCCCGGTCGGAATGCTCGATAACGATTTTCGAAATCCCGATCTTGATCGGTACGTCAATCGGGCGCTCGAGTACGAGCCCGACGTGGGTATCATCGGTGACGCCTACGACGCTGCAGAAGCACAGTCGTACGTCGCTAAGATTCGAGAAGTCCAGAAGAGACTGCCCGAGACGGAGTTCATTATCGTCCCAAAATGCCGGGCCGCCATCGAGGCAATTCCCGACGATATCGTGCTCGGCTACTCGCGAGGGTATGCGGACAGACTTGCACACGAGTTCTCCGACCCCGTCGATTGGCGGGGCCGTCGCGTCCACATCCTTGGTGGCAGTCCACCCAAGCAACTCGAAGTCGTGGAGCAGCTCACCCAACCAACGCTGACGGGTGACCCGCCGGCCGACATCGTCGGCCTCGACTGGAATGGTCTGCATCGCGGGGCGCAGTTCGGCGAGTTCTGGACGGCCGACGGTTGGGACGACAGTGGTCGCGACGCCGACCACGTCACGGTCCGGAAGACGGTCCGGCATAGTCTCAGCCGGCTCAAAGAATTCTGGCAGGACCACGGCGTCTGGCCCGATTCGACACCCCAGGCGGACGAGACCGAACTCACCTATTCCGGGCCCACGCCAGGCGATATCGAGAGCGCGGCGTGTACCGAGTGCCGCGCGAATGTGTGGACGACCGATCGTGGCCCGTACGTCGCCGAGTACGACACGGGAGCGGTCTGTGGGTACTGCTGCTATGAGTGCTACTTCTCGCACCGGCATCGGAACAACCTTGAGGAGATTGCTGGCGATCGGAGCGTCTATCTCCCGCCTGCGTGA
- a CDS encoding ArdC-like ssDNA-binding domain-containing protein — MATTSDSSASFEETDTRKDEMHSTIEAWIDDLIDGVDDAQASSEFQEWLDVQSRFHDYSHRNTLLIKLQCPEATKVAGFNTWRNEFDRHVQEGEQAIWIWAPIITKHCPECENSPSYHEQCDCEYDETPPEEWSKGLVGFKPTAVFDISQTEGEPLPELETEATGDAADLVPALTEAADELGVTVRIVDADEWEHGGAKGVCTQRSLHDLTPVVEAKARTNQADLAVTLIHEYAHALLHFDVDDEDERSKREVEAEAVAYIVGRYCGLDTSGSAFYLAAWQDDEPESIQDRFGRISSTAEEIIDVIDG, encoded by the coding sequence ATGGCTACGACGAGCGACTCGTCGGCCTCCTTCGAGGAGACCGACACGCGAAAAGACGAGATGCACAGTACGATTGAAGCATGGATCGACGACCTCATCGACGGCGTCGACGACGCACAGGCCAGCTCGGAGTTCCAAGAGTGGCTCGACGTTCAGAGTCGCTTCCACGACTACTCGCATCGCAACACGCTGCTCATCAAACTCCAGTGTCCCGAGGCAACGAAGGTCGCAGGCTTCAACACCTGGCGGAATGAGTTCGACCGGCACGTCCAGGAGGGCGAACAGGCAATCTGGATCTGGGCACCGATCATCACGAAGCACTGCCCCGAATGCGAGAATTCGCCGAGCTACCACGAGCAATGTGACTGTGAGTACGACGAGACACCACCCGAGGAGTGGTCGAAAGGGCTGGTCGGGTTCAAACCCACTGCTGTGTTCGATATCTCGCAGACCGAGGGAGAGCCGCTTCCCGAGCTGGAGACCGAGGCGACTGGTGACGCTGCCGATCTGGTGCCCGCACTCACAGAGGCTGCGGATGAACTCGGCGTGACGGTTCGAATCGTTGATGCCGACGAGTGGGAGCATGGCGGCGCGAAAGGCGTCTGCACGCAACGGAGTCTTCACGATCTCACGCCGGTTGTCGAGGCGAAAGCCCGCACGAACCAGGCTGACCTTGCGGTCACGCTAATTCACGAGTACGCGCATGCACTGCTCCATTTCGACGTCGACGACGAGGACGAACGGTCGAAGCGCGAAGTCGAAGCGGAAGCCGTCGCATACATCGTGGGCCGGTATTGCGGCCTTGATACGAGCGGTTCAGCGTTTTATCTCGCCGCGTGGCAAGATGACGAGCCAGAGTCAATCCAAGATCGGTTCGGACGGATTAGCAGCACCGCAGAGGAGATCATCGACGTGATCGACGGGTAG
- a CDS encoding sacsin N-terminal ATP-binding-like domain-containing protein: MSQSRTEPPDITDADDNDTLLANIRERAYISYTGEPSAIYGDSTTETETQGDYHDRFIYELLQNADDAIEGRDDAAVRFELDGSTLYVANTGRPLTAKDVHSLCIQGLSSKSDDEAAIGRKGRGFTSVLELTDRPRVYSTEYQFVFDSSQAKDALQKNTRVGTDLSDTDVPTLRLPFVPETKPARVTELLAEESPFTTVFAFDLFAEIQPAIGEKLHAVDPQTLVFLQHLRRLEISVDGDETTWTLDRMKPAAMVGMEGQQVILSKHESATTTPPITRQAYVQFARTGIEITQRAGIPEGSWEGIETTQVGVAFCVETDQHGEPVRLRPVQDDPSIHVFLPTEQASPGRFLINGAFKPESSRTRLKLFDRDEGYNALLFDHVAKLLTSDVIKFAQEIETSVTDVLECLHINAVRLNDDCEEYCAERIRHEIADVPFIPTPDTDDTFEVDTTRAAISDLRIPSTELLPADLIKRFVEVAGPKSLPESVSDSPAYLPSGEVVSDATIEALLSLGADELLPADIPAILAAADPERVRLQPYEAVTGRAAVDPIVEVLVSVDAAIGGEPQEAFRDTLPTYDLFPIRVTESGRILRSMTEDVTLLLPPEEIELTKQFHGLKLFAPEVYRPEGWEQPAGKQAESDGFKEALRGMWDIDEFDLASLVQGAIFPYLPRGWGDAVLEAELQNSETLSILRELAMSGSKSVVDPTSPLPHEFRKKSDYYRLCLLTLPTKEGDWVRAHRVYMGPEWVDDEGASAVPLLRDCDIGPADAPELVSPEWFLELEASAPGGTDENGEDETGDDSEEIANWRAFLRWLGATPELKLTPLWHPEHEREYRSTSGIDQPSAKHPTLGAGGPATEIWDRFASELETAIDDIEAEESVNYSIYRANRLDFWTELKPKLESHRELGSRLFTHLAYWWEEVYGSATTVGVGRHSTSASNVGGRSGGVPYRHERLSLGTNMWLCELQASEWCPADSGQYSPQRVWQRRPEVMDRFSLDDESETVVLPLLPEALWGATSDVSADFFEALGIHAVVSTETFEPADAIAGVNRISSWCRKHPEQVRGAQRELRTGYRNIARAVPDVDAGGDKWGRMKEALASTEVLCEVGDELELCPAGEAYFALDRPEADAIPLEVPTFVLKEPDASRFASVCGMKRLKSAVSKTVMPGETVNNEDTIREFLRDREDAIRCVLAGDRPGQQESDAEDVDRFIDQLAVVDSLDVEYALPGYSRVTESVGWAVERHESSARRRTPYVTSSMSGEPPIQRVAKALADYLPYPGVSELILILQAAPAEFEERLRLLDAPFDLLEEDITGAEQSVVSFNSDGSSTWEPTSTIASAVGNGRNAEPRSSTTQQDPDEGRTTTDTDPQSELIDPAEVTFAFESRFDLEPEPTAGTTIASESSTQSRSSGGRRSSNPQAAGKRNATDRVGSAILKRYELNRLARDNPSYSQDVIESCIVSVEKPDDVANARETGSIEAVLEWLTETVELDRQYPGFDYLVLEPSFVAGWDGEPVDDTSAINRMIELKSLRGDGQVSLSLNEWLTATTDVIADQYYLYVIGNLSIDRGEEFIREIQNPSAVLETQWEEHQQTDVSIKVNSKRFSSSGAVTQTPLEREE, from the coding sequence GTGAGCCAATCGCGCACTGAACCTCCCGACATTACCGACGCAGACGACAACGACACGCTGCTAGCCAATATTCGTGAGCGGGCCTACATCTCGTATACCGGAGAACCAAGCGCGATCTACGGTGACTCAACGACGGAGACCGAGACTCAGGGGGACTACCACGATCGGTTTATCTATGAACTGTTACAGAATGCGGACGACGCGATCGAAGGGCGTGATGATGCTGCAGTGCGGTTCGAGTTAGATGGATCGACGCTCTATGTTGCAAATACTGGGCGGCCACTCACCGCTAAAGACGTCCACTCCCTGTGCATTCAGGGCTTGAGTTCGAAGAGTGACGACGAGGCGGCGATCGGCCGGAAGGGGAGAGGGTTTACGTCCGTACTGGAACTCACTGACCGACCGCGAGTATACTCAACGGAATACCAGTTCGTCTTCGATAGTTCGCAAGCGAAGGACGCCCTCCAGAAGAACACTCGCGTCGGCACCGACCTGTCGGACACTGATGTTCCGACGCTTAGGCTCCCGTTCGTTCCAGAGACGAAACCCGCCCGGGTGACCGAGCTGTTGGCTGAGGAGTCGCCGTTCACGACGGTCTTCGCGTTCGACCTCTTTGCGGAGATCCAGCCAGCTATCGGCGAAAAGCTACACGCAGTTGATCCCCAGACACTGGTATTCCTCCAGCATCTCCGACGATTGGAAATCAGTGTCGACGGCGACGAGACGACCTGGACGCTCGATCGGATGAAGCCAGCGGCAATGGTCGGGATGGAGGGTCAGCAGGTCATCCTTTCGAAGCATGAATCGGCAACCACGACGCCGCCAATAACCCGGCAGGCCTACGTCCAGTTCGCGCGGACCGGGATTGAGATTACCCAACGTGCCGGAATTCCGGAAGGAAGCTGGGAGGGAATCGAGACTACGCAAGTCGGAGTAGCCTTCTGTGTTGAAACCGACCAACACGGTGAGCCAGTTCGACTTCGACCGGTCCAAGATGACCCCTCAATCCACGTATTTCTGCCAACAGAGCAAGCGAGCCCCGGACGGTTCCTGATCAACGGCGCGTTCAAGCCCGAAAGCTCGCGAACGCGGCTGAAGTTGTTCGACCGAGATGAGGGATACAACGCGCTCCTTTTCGATCACGTCGCAAAACTGCTCACAAGTGACGTCATCAAGTTTGCCCAAGAGATAGAGACGTCCGTCACTGACGTGCTGGAGTGTCTCCATATCAACGCCGTCCGGCTAAACGACGACTGTGAGGAGTACTGTGCAGAGCGAATTCGCCATGAAATCGCCGATGTCCCGTTCATCCCGACTCCGGATACCGACGATACGTTCGAGGTGGACACTACCCGGGCGGCAATCTCTGACCTTCGAATCCCCTCGACCGAACTGCTGCCAGCAGACCTCATCAAGCGGTTTGTCGAGGTCGCCGGCCCCAAGTCGCTACCGGAGTCCGTAAGCGACTCTCCAGCGTATCTACCCAGTGGGGAAGTCGTCTCAGACGCTACCATCGAGGCACTGCTCTCTCTCGGCGCTGACGAGCTTCTGCCGGCGGATATCCCCGCCATACTGGCGGCTGCCGATCCTGAACGAGTCCGCCTCCAACCGTACGAAGCGGTTACTGGGCGGGCGGCAGTCGACCCAATCGTCGAGGTCTTGGTCAGCGTCGACGCCGCGATCGGTGGTGAGCCACAGGAAGCGTTCCGAGACACACTGCCGACGTATGACTTGTTCCCGATTAGGGTTACAGAATCGGGGCGAATTTTGCGGTCGATGACCGAAGACGTAACCCTCCTACTCCCACCCGAGGAAATTGAACTCACCAAGCAGTTCCACGGGCTGAAACTGTTCGCACCGGAGGTTTATCGCCCTGAAGGGTGGGAACAGCCAGCCGGCAAACAGGCCGAGAGTGACGGGTTCAAGGAAGCATTGCGGGGCATGTGGGATATCGACGAGTTCGATTTGGCCTCTCTCGTCCAGGGGGCGATCTTCCCATACCTTCCGCGTGGGTGGGGCGACGCTGTTCTCGAAGCAGAACTGCAGAACTCCGAGACACTCTCGATCCTCCGAGAGCTGGCGATGAGTGGCTCGAAGTCAGTCGTCGACCCGACGTCACCACTCCCCCATGAGTTCCGGAAGAAGTCCGACTATTACCGACTCTGTCTGCTCACCCTCCCGACGAAAGAGGGTGACTGGGTTCGTGCCCATCGTGTATACATGGGACCGGAATGGGTCGACGATGAGGGTGCCTCTGCCGTCCCGCTGCTGCGAGACTGTGATATCGGGCCAGCCGATGCGCCAGAACTCGTCTCGCCCGAATGGTTCCTTGAGTTGGAGGCTTCAGCTCCCGGTGGAACCGATGAGAATGGGGAGGACGAGACCGGGGACGACTCAGAGGAGATCGCGAACTGGCGAGCCTTCCTCCGGTGGCTCGGGGCGACACCCGAACTGAAGCTAACTCCTCTCTGGCACCCGGAACATGAACGAGAGTACCGTTCAACGAGCGGTATTGATCAGCCATCGGCGAAGCACCCAACGCTCGGGGCAGGCGGGCCAGCCACGGAGATTTGGGACCGATTTGCGTCGGAGCTTGAGACGGCTATCGACGACATCGAGGCCGAGGAATCGGTGAATTACTCCATCTATCGAGCGAACCGCCTCGACTTCTGGACGGAGTTGAAACCGAAGCTAGAGTCTCACCGCGAGCTCGGGAGCCGGTTGTTCACGCATCTTGCCTACTGGTGGGAGGAGGTATATGGATCGGCGACGACCGTCGGTGTCGGTCGACACAGCACCTCGGCATCAAACGTGGGGGGTCGGTCGGGAGGCGTTCCGTATCGACATGAGCGACTCTCACTTGGGACGAACATGTGGCTGTGTGAGCTGCAGGCTTCTGAGTGGTGTCCCGCCGATAGTGGCCAGTACTCACCACAGCGAGTGTGGCAGCGCCGCCCCGAGGTGATGGATCGGTTCAGCTTGGACGACGAAAGCGAGACGGTCGTGCTGCCGCTCCTCCCAGAGGCACTCTGGGGGGCGACGTCGGATGTCTCTGCGGACTTCTTCGAAGCGCTCGGGATTCACGCAGTTGTCTCAACGGAGACGTTTGAACCCGCAGATGCGATTGCCGGTGTGAACCGGATTTCGTCGTGGTGTCGAAAGCATCCCGAACAAGTTCGTGGAGCACAGCGCGAACTCCGCACAGGGTACAGAAATATTGCTCGCGCAGTTCCGGATGTCGATGCTGGTGGTGACAAATGGGGTCGGATGAAGGAGGCGCTCGCCTCGACAGAGGTGCTTTGTGAGGTCGGAGATGAGCTTGAATTGTGCCCGGCGGGTGAGGCGTATTTCGCCCTGGACCGACCGGAAGCGGACGCGATTCCGCTTGAGGTGCCGACGTTCGTCCTGAAAGAACCCGACGCAAGTCGTTTTGCATCGGTGTGTGGGATGAAGCGGCTGAAAAGCGCCGTTTCGAAAACGGTCATGCCCGGTGAGACAGTTAACAACGAAGACACGATCAGGGAGTTCCTGCGAGATCGAGAGGACGCGATCCGATGCGTGCTTGCAGGCGATCGCCCCGGACAGCAAGAGTCGGACGCTGAAGATGTGGATCGGTTTATCGATCAGCTTGCTGTCGTCGACTCGCTTGATGTTGAGTATGCACTCCCCGGATATTCGCGAGTGACTGAGTCCGTCGGGTGGGCGGTTGAACGGCACGAGTCTTCAGCCCGACGACGAACGCCATACGTCACTTCCAGTATGTCCGGAGAGCCTCCGATTCAGCGGGTCGCGAAAGCCCTCGCCGACTATCTTCCCTACCCTGGGGTGAGTGAGCTCATCCTCATCCTGCAGGCCGCCCCAGCGGAGTTCGAAGAGCGGCTCCGTCTCCTCGATGCCCCTTTTGACCTCCTCGAGGAGGATATTACGGGAGCGGAGCAATCTGTCGTGTCGTTCAATAGTGATGGTTCATCGACTTGGGAACCGACATCGACGATCGCCTCAGCAGTGGGTAATGGGCGGAATGCTGAACCTAGGTCGTCGACGACCCAACAAGACCCTGATGAGGGCCGCACTACGACAGATACTGACCCCCAGTCGGAGTTAATCGATCCTGCGGAGGTGACCTTCGCCTTCGAATCACGGTTCGACCTCGAGCCCGAGCCGACAGCTGGAACGACGATCGCTTCTGAGTCATCAACGCAATCTCGATCTTCGGGGGGAAGAAGGTCGAGCAATCCCCAGGCCGCAGGCAAGCGTAATGCGACTGATCGTGTTGGCTCGGCCATTCTGAAACGGTATGAGCTGAACCGCCTCGCACGAGATAATCCGTCATACTCCCAAGACGTCATCGAGTCCTGCATTGTCTCCGTTGAGAAGCCGGACGATGTCGCCAATGCACGTGAGACCGGGTCTATCGAAGCTGTGCTGGAGTGGCTGACCGAGACAGTCGAACTCGACCGACAATACCCAGGCTTCGACTATCTCGTCCTCGAACCGTCCTTCGTTGCTGGGTGGGACGGCGAACCGGTCGACGATACATCGGCGATCAACCGGATGATCGAACTCAAGTCACTGCGTGGGGATGGCCAGGTATCGCTGTCGCTCAACGAATGGCTGACTGCGACGACTGACGTTATCGCTGACCAGTACTATCTGTACGTGATCGGCAATCTGAGCATCGATCGAGGCGAAGAGTTCATTCGTGAAATCCAGAATCCGTCAGCTGTGCTTGAGACGCAGTGGGAGGAGCATCAGCAGACGGATGTCTCCATCAAGGTCAACTCGAAGCGGTTCAGTTCATCAGGGGCGGTCACACAGACGCCGTTAGAGCGCGAGGAATAA